From a single Candidatus Zixiibacteriota bacterium genomic region:
- a CDS encoding TonB-dependent receptor produces the protein MKSSSIAGLLSGLWLAFMPSPSQSASFSGTVVDPERHPLRSVTVAGNVRGRGAITDSLGHFFIVSAEAAPDSPQPGVAQLTHLTFSSVGFAPRRFAVSQLPDTIILSPIYYEGKEITVTANRAKAGVTPVAFENISRDEIMRDYTVGDLPTLLQTSPNLYSYSDAGGGLGYTYTQIRGFDDKRIATYLNGVPLNDPEDQYAYWVDLPDFTSSVSDVQIQRGVGNSLYGDASFGGSINVVSGILGKERMTSVTSGYGEFSSNSKAIGKTTKQTFDYASGLIDGQWAFGGRFSKQKSDGYREQSWVDSWAYHLSLARLDPNMTTELQLFGGPTSLHLAYYGIPRDTPNRRSNPLTYENETDNFNQPHYHLHNTYLLSQNATLYNTLYYIRGRGYFEQYIGDALYSDYNIDSTFTDSLKANGDLIRRQSVAKYQIGWNPRFDLVHSRGSHSLGGSYYFFESDHIGTVEWSENSNRLVLPGHRYYQYYGKKHVASFYAQEYFKITDRLSTQATAQLRYQTYSFNQERFGAFQGYQYDVHWLFLSPRLGFNYLLSDNEESKLNVYTNFALASRTPTDAALYDASDPYITPSFEIDDILLTASGDSAVVFGDPTARSERVYDLEIGSVYRTQKYSFGVNLFRMDFKDEIIPYGGINPSTGQAITVNADGSVRSGIELNGSINLTKPLSLSGSLAFNRYRIKDFVDTIDVYDGTGAFFGQAEVNLNNRRGLGFPDMLGSFVADLHKNSWRLTYRLQMVGKQYLELVNIESLAIEAFTVSSLSAQLTLKNALNIGNLTLSGTIDNLFDLKYERSGYGWNYGVIDPSTGGVTLAGDAEYYVAAERSFYAQLRLELF, from the coding sequence ATGAAATCTTCTTCAATCGCCGGATTGTTATCCGGCCTGTGGCTGGCGTTTATGCCATCCCCATCTCAAAGCGCGTCCTTTTCCGGAACCGTGGTTGACCCCGAACGGCATCCGCTCAGGTCAGTTACAGTTGCCGGGAATGTGAGAGGCCGCGGGGCAATCACTGACTCGCTCGGGCATTTCTTCATCGTCTCAGCCGAGGCGGCACCAGACTCGCCGCAACCGGGCGTTGCCCAGCTTACTCATCTGACTTTTTCATCGGTCGGATTTGCCCCGCGAAGATTCGCTGTGAGTCAGTTGCCCGACACCATTATTCTCTCTCCAATTTATTACGAGGGGAAAGAGATAACTGTCACTGCCAACCGGGCAAAAGCCGGAGTGACACCAGTTGCCTTCGAAAACATCTCGAGGGATGAAATCATGCGGGATTACACCGTCGGCGACCTGCCAACACTATTGCAGACATCTCCAAATCTTTATTCTTACTCCGATGCCGGTGGCGGACTTGGCTATACATATACCCAGATTCGTGGATTCGACGATAAACGTATAGCGACCTATCTCAATGGCGTTCCGCTCAACGACCCCGAAGACCAATATGCCTATTGGGTCGATTTGCCGGATTTCACCTCAAGTGTGAGTGATGTCCAGATCCAACGCGGTGTAGGGAATTCCCTTTATGGCGATGCCTCATTCGGGGGCTCAATCAACGTCGTCAGCGGCATCCTCGGGAAAGAACGCATGACTTCAGTCACATCGGGTTATGGAGAATTTTCAAGTAATAGCAAGGCAATCGGCAAAACGACAAAACAGACATTTGATTATGCGTCTGGTTTAATTGACGGCCAGTGGGCTTTTGGCGGACGGTTTTCAAAACAGAAAAGCGACGGCTACCGCGAACAAAGCTGGGTGGACAGCTGGGCATACCACCTCTCTCTTGCGCGTCTCGATCCGAATATGACGACTGAACTTCAGTTATTCGGCGGGCCGACAAGTCTGCATCTGGCGTATTATGGGATTCCGCGTGATACACCAAACCGACGCTCCAACCCGCTCACCTACGAAAACGAAACCGATAATTTTAACCAGCCGCACTATCATCTGCACAACACCTACCTGCTGTCCCAGAACGCGACATTGTACAACACCCTCTATTACATTCGCGGACGCGGTTATTTTGAGCAATATATCGGAGATGCGCTCTACAGCGATTATAATATAGATTCCACATTTACCGACAGCCTCAAAGCAAACGGGGATCTCATCCGAAGACAATCTGTTGCCAAATATCAAATCGGCTGGAATCCACGGTTTGATCTCGTTCATTCCCGCGGTAGTCATTCACTCGGCGGTTCGTACTATTTCTTCGAATCTGACCACATTGGGACTGTGGAATGGAGCGAAAACAGCAATAGATTAGTCCTGCCGGGACATCGATACTACCAATATTACGGCAAGAAGCATGTGGCCTCGTTCTATGCGCAGGAGTATTTCAAAATCACTGACAGACTTTCAACCCAGGCGACTGCGCAGCTTCGCTATCAGACCTACAGCTTTAATCAGGAAAGATTCGGCGCGTTTCAAGGCTATCAATATGACGTCCACTGGCTTTTCCTTTCCCCTCGTCTCGGATTTAATTATTTGTTGTCTGACAACGAGGAATCAAAGCTGAACGTGTATACGAACTTCGCTCTCGCCTCGCGCACGCCGACCGATGCCGCGCTTTATGATGCCAGCGATCCGTATATTACCCCATCGTTTGAAATCGACGATATCTTGCTTACCGCGTCGGGCGATTCGGCGGTTGTCTTTGGTGACCCGACTGCCCGCTCAGAGCGCGTTTATGATCTGGAGATTGGAAGCGTGTACCGAACCCAAAAATATTCATTCGGCGTAAATCTTTTCAGGATGGATTTCAAAGACGAGATTATCCCCTATGGTGGCATAAACCCAAGCACTGGTCAAGCGATAACGGTCAATGCCGACGGGTCGGTCAGATCGGGGATTGAATTGAACGGAAGCATTAACCTGACAAAACCTCTGAGTCTAAGCGGAAGTCTTGCTTTCAACCGCTATCGCATCAAAGATTTCGTGGATACAATCGATGTTTATGACGGAACCGGCGCCTTTTTCGGTCAAGCTGAAGTAAATCTCAATAATAGACGGGGACTTGGTTTCCCCGACATGCTCGGCTCATTCGTAGCGGATCTGCATAAAAATAGTTGGCGTCTGACATACCGCCTGCAGATGGTCGGAAAACAATATCTTGAGCTTGTCAATATTGAATCGCTCGCTATCGAAGCATTCACGGTCTCATCACTTTCTGCGCAGCTGACCCTGAAAAATGCTCTTAATATCGGCAACCTGACTCTATCCGGAACGATCGACAATCTTTTTGATCTCAAATACGAGCGTTCCGGCTATGGTTGGAATTATGGCGTAATAGACCCATCCACTGGCGGGGTAACTCTTGCCGGGGACGCAGAATATTATGTCGCTGCAGAACGGTCATTTTATGCGCAACTTCGCCTCGAACTGTTTTAA
- a CDS encoding cysteine synthase family protein: protein MEKTFYAHDITEAIGNTPLVKLQRMTKERGIAATVLVKPEFLNPTGSVKDRMAVYILRKAIASGDLKPGGTIVEATSGNTGAAVAMFAAVYGYKAILSIPDKMSKEKVDTMRAFGAEVHICKTAVPAESPESYYETGRRIADQTPNSYFIGQYNNLNNIEAHYMLTGPEIWRQTGGKIDVFVGGIGTGGTVSGTARFLKEKNPKIEVVAADPIGSIYYQYHKDKSMIEPHTYLVEGIGEDMMCKAIDFTVIDKIYQVNDQQCFLAGRDLARKEGMLGGGSSGAAVHVALEHAKTLSADKIMVVILPDSGTKYISKMFNDDWMREKGFL from the coding sequence ATGGAAAAGACATTTTATGCTCATGATATAACCGAGGCAATCGGAAATACCCCCTTGGTCAAACTGCAGAGGATGACAAAGGAGCGGGGGATTGCGGCCACAGTGTTGGTAAAGCCCGAATTTCTTAACCCGACCGGGTCAGTAAAAGACCGAATGGCGGTCTACATCCTCCGCAAAGCCATTGCCTCCGGCGACCTTAAGCCCGGTGGGACAATTGTCGAAGCGACGTCAGGAAATACCGGCGCCGCAGTGGCCATGTTTGCCGCAGTGTACGGTTATAAGGCCATACTCAGCATCCCGGATAAAATGTCCAAAGAGAAAGTCGATACAATGCGGGCATTTGGCGCCGAAGTTCATATCTGCAAGACTGCCGTGCCAGCAGAATCACCTGAAAGTTACTATGAGACCGGGCGGAGAATCGCCGACCAGACCCCAAATTCGTATTTTATCGGTCAGTACAATAACTTGAATAACATCGAAGCGCACTATATGCTCACCGGCCCTGAAATATGGCGGCAGACCGGCGGTAAAATTGATGTCTTTGTCGGCGGCATCGGGACCGGCGGCACTGTCTCCGGAACTGCCCGATTCCTCAAAGAGAAAAATCCGAAAATCGAGGTCGTCGCTGCCGATCCTATCGGGTCAATTTACTATCAGTATCATAAAGACAAATCGATGATCGAGCCGCACACCTACCTTGTGGAGGGAATCGGCGAGGATATGATGTGCAAAGCTATAGACTTTACGGTTATCGATAAAATCTACCAAGTTAATGATCAGCAATGTTTTCTCGCGGGGAGGGATTTGGCCCGAAAAGAGGGAATGCTCGGCGGCGGTTCTTCCGGCGCGGCTGTCCATGTTGCGCTCGAGCACGCAAAAACACTTTCAGCGGACAAAATAATGGTCGTGATTCTGCCCGACAGTGGCACAAAATATATAAGCAAAATGTTTAACGATGACTGGATGCGCGAGAAAGGATTTCTATAA
- a CDS encoding SDR family NAD(P)-dependent oxidoreductase has translation MSYIYRMDKKPTVLITGANGFIGSRLCREFSTRGFHIIAGVRPTANLELLNGVSIEYRYGDICDPATLIDMVKHADYIIHNAGLVKAKEDKTFFEVNERGTFNLLEAITQHNPKVKNVIYLSSLAVAGPSIGGRPSKENDMPLPITTYGSSKLAAERVIARYTDTLPILIIRPSGVYGPGDREILTIFQTVKCRIKPMFGDPERPIQLVHVDDLCRGVYLAAVSKAASGSVFFISENRAYTMSEMMSAIETASGKNALKLPMPGWLFEGIAAISELGFRTVRATPMLTREKANELLAPWSVSTDKARDVLGFESSIPFERGVKDTFDWYKERGWIK, from the coding sequence ATGAGCTACATTTATCGCATGGATAAAAAGCCAACCGTACTCATCACCGGCGCAAACGGGTTTATAGGCTCACGGCTTTGTCGTGAGTTCTCAACACGCGGCTTCCATATAATAGCCGGGGTGCGCCCTACGGCGAATCTTGAGTTGCTCAATGGAGTTTCTATCGAGTATCGCTACGGTGATATTTGCGATCCGGCTACTTTGATTGATATGGTCAAACATGCAGACTATATTATTCATAACGCCGGGCTGGTAAAGGCGAAAGAGGACAAAACCTTTTTTGAGGTAAATGAACGCGGGACATTCAATCTACTCGAAGCGATCACACAACACAATCCGAAAGTCAAAAATGTCATCTATCTGTCGTCGCTTGCAGTTGCTGGCCCTTCAATAGGCGGGCGCCCATCGAAAGAAAATGACATGCCCCTTCCGATTACTACCTATGGCAGCTCGAAACTTGCTGCCGAGAGGGTTATCGCCCGCTATACCGATACACTGCCTATTCTTATCATTCGCCCATCCGGTGTTTATGGTCCTGGGGATAGAGAAATCCTGACAATTTTTCAGACCGTCAAATGCCGTATAAAACCGATGTTTGGGGATCCTGAACGGCCAATTCAGTTAGTCCATGTAGACGATCTATGCCGTGGCGTCTATCTTGCTGCTGTATCGAAAGCGGCCTCCGGTTCGGTTTTTTTCATTTCGGAGAACCGCGCTTATACAATGTCAGAAATGATGAGCGCTATTGAAACTGCAAGCGGGAAAAATGCGCTGAAACTTCCCATGCCGGGTTGGCTGTTTGAGGGGATCGCTGCCATTTCTGAACTGGGATTTCGAACTGTTCGCGCTACGCCGATGCTCACTCGCGAAAAGGCGAATGAACTGCTCGCCCCGTGGTCGGTCTCGACCGACAAAGCCCGTGACGTGCTCGGATTTGAATCCTCTATTCCATTCGAGCGCGGAGTGAAGGACACTTTCGACTGGTACAAAGAGCGGGGATGGATTAAATGA
- a CDS encoding sodium:solute symporter family protein produces the protein MHPLDIGIIAFYAAAILWLGFRTRLQPESSTSELILGGRMLTVPAFAASLVSTWYGGILGIGEYTYRYGLSNWLVFGLPYYVAAFLFAIFLAKKARQSELLTIPDRLAKIYDTKTAVLGASIIYLMTVPGAYILILGVLCQTLFGWPFWTGAVAGSLFSIIYLFLGGFKSVVRTDIFQTVLMFLGFIVLVIYLIATYGGFEFLQSRLPENHLTWHGGQPTFYIATWYVIALATLTEPAFFQRCYAAKSGSVARNGIFLSIGFWALFDFLTTTCGLYARVLMPDLADPVTSFPALAQQILPVGVLGLFVLAMFATAQSTADSYFFIAATTFSNDIIGRLRKLDNSSILKFTHIGLWLTAVLAIVCVLVFRSVVDIWYAFGSIGTPALLIPVFFSFVGNRRLSGTSAFWTIVLSGSLSAVWYLSQYWTPDNSFWFGLQPIFPGLALSLFIYGLFAKRTPSPLPSG, from the coding sequence ATGCACCCTCTCGATATTGGCATAATTGCCTTCTATGCCGCCGCTATTTTATGGTTGGGGTTTCGCACACGACTCCAGCCCGAAAGTTCGACGAGCGAACTCATTCTTGGCGGACGTATGCTCACTGTGCCAGCTTTTGCCGCAAGTCTGGTCTCGACGTGGTACGGAGGAATACTCGGCATCGGAGAATACACCTACCGCTATGGCCTTTCGAACTGGCTCGTTTTCGGACTGCCGTATTATGTGGCGGCATTTCTCTTCGCGATTTTTCTGGCCAAAAAGGCTCGTCAGTCGGAGTTGCTGACTATTCCTGACCGCCTTGCAAAAATTTATGACACCAAAACCGCCGTCCTTGGGGCGTCGATTATCTACCTCATGACCGTCCCCGGCGCGTATATACTTATTCTGGGCGTTCTCTGCCAAACACTTTTCGGCTGGCCGTTTTGGACTGGCGCGGTCGCGGGGAGTCTCTTTTCAATTATCTATCTGTTTTTGGGAGGCTTCAAATCGGTCGTACGCACCGATATCTTTCAGACAGTCCTCATGTTCCTTGGATTCATCGTTCTTGTGATTTATCTTATCGCCACATACGGCGGATTTGAGTTTTTGCAGTCGCGTCTGCCCGAAAATCATCTGACTTGGCATGGCGGCCAACCGACATTCTATATTGCGACATGGTATGTCATCGCCCTTGCGACCTTGACCGAACCGGCTTTTTTTCAGCGTTGTTATGCCGCAAAATCAGGTTCCGTCGCGCGGAATGGCATCTTTCTTTCCATTGGCTTTTGGGCCTTGTTTGATTTTTTGACGACAACCTGTGGTTTGTATGCGCGCGTCCTTATGCCCGATTTGGCTGACCCGGTGACATCTTTTCCGGCGCTCGCCCAGCAGATACTTCCCGTTGGAGTGTTGGGGTTGTTTGTTCTGGCGATGTTTGCAACAGCGCAATCGACCGCAGATTCGTATTTTTTTATCGCCGCTACCACATTCAGTAATGATATAATTGGCCGCCTGCGAAAGCTCGACAATTCGTCCATTTTGAAATTCACACATATCGGATTGTGGCTGACCGCCGTTCTGGCCATTGTCTGTGTGCTTGTATTTCGCTCAGTCGTTGATATCTGGTATGCTTTCGGCTCGATTGGCACACCCGCCCTTCTGATACCTGTCTTTTTCAGTTTTGTCGGCAATCGGCGATTATCAGGCACATCGGCCTTTTGGACTATCGTATTGTCCGGCTCGTTATCCGCGGTCTGGTATTTATCCCAGTATTGGACGCCGGATAATAGCTTCTGGTTCGGCTTGCAGCCTATTTTCCCCGGGCTTGCCCTTTCTCTGTTCATCTATGGACTCTTTGCAAAACGGACGCCATCGCCGTTGCCTTCAGGATAA
- a CDS encoding pYEATS domain-containing protein, which produces MRFGYTLVKDAHGRIEYKQRPGKKKHFHLAVFIDEPDDILSAIRLVEYQLHETFKEPLRHNDNRDVRFVETFFTWGKFNIEATVLFLNGARETYNFYLDYDLPSDYGLNYIQLPVE; this is translated from the coding sequence ATGCGATTCGGGTACACGTTGGTAAAAGACGCCCATGGCCGTATTGAGTACAAACAGCGGCCTGGGAAGAAAAAGCATTTCCATCTGGCGGTTTTTATTGACGAGCCCGATGACATTTTGAGCGCAATTAGACTTGTGGAATATCAACTGCATGAGACCTTCAAAGAACCCCTTCGCCACAATGACAATCGTGACGTGAGATTTGTCGAGACGTTTTTTACCTGGGGAAAGTTCAACATAGAAGCAACTGTCCTCTTTCTTAATGGCGCACGTGAAACATATAACTTCTACCTCGATTATGATTTACCGTCCGATTATGGACTTAATTATATCCAGCTTCCGGTGGAATAG
- the greA gene encoding transcription elongation factor GreA gives MSEPIYLSKEGRMKMEDELKKLKFELRPKLVAEIKRTMELGDLSENAEYHAAKDAQKHLERKIAEIEDKMSRIRSVDPEKIPSDKVYLFAKVLVKDLRNKEEILYTIAPAEEADVDNDVISIKSPIGAALLGKVVGETVEITIPTGTIKYKVLNISRS, from the coding sequence ATGAGTGAACCTATCTATTTATCTAAAGAGGGCCGCATGAAAATGGAAGATGAGCTTAAAAAGCTCAAATTCGAATTGCGCCCAAAATTGGTCGCTGAAATCAAGCGAACCATGGAGCTTGGCGATTTATCCGAAAATGCGGAGTATCATGCCGCAAAGGACGCCCAGAAACATCTGGAGCGGAAAATTGCTGAGATTGAAGATAAGATGTCTCGCATTCGATCGGTCGACCCCGAGAAGATTCCGTCAGATAAAGTCTATCTTTTCGCTAAAGTGCTCGTGAAGGACCTTCGCAATAAAGAGGAAATTCTCTACACAATTGCCCCGGCTGAAGAAGCCGATGTCGACAACGATGTTATTTCGATTAAATCACCAATTGGGGCGGCGCTTCTGGGTAAAGTTGTTGGGGAGACCGTAGAAATCACTATCCCGACCGGTACGATTAAATATAAAGTACTGAATATCTCGCGCTCTTAG
- a CDS encoding PLP-dependent aspartate aminotransferase family protein has product MKDSNFDKKKFATRAIHAGHVPQDESGSVTTPIYPSSTYRVGFPGDESGYVYSRWSNPTRNALEDALASLEGGSHAYAFASGLSAMHAVLSLLKSGDHVVSVSDLYGGSRRQFERVMRNFGLDFSYVDGRASQNFAKACNEHTKLFWLESPTNPLLQLIDISAVAAIGKPRGILTAVDNTFATPFLQRPLESGADIVHHSASKYLAGHCDVIAGALIVNDENLAERLRFNQYAIGAVLSPFDSWLVLRGLKTLHLRMERHSENAQKIAAYLKSVDLVETVFYPGLDGKPLLNKMSLPGGMVSFVLKADFETVKAFVMATEVFVLAESLGGVESLINHPASMTHASIPKEIREKNGISDGLIRLSVGLEHIDDLMTDLKGAFEKVRQLAVKR; this is encoded by the coding sequence ATGAAAGACAGCAATTTCGACAAGAAAAAGTTCGCCACTCGCGCGATTCATGCCGGCCATGTCCCACAGGACGAAAGCGGCTCGGTCACCACACCAATCTATCCGTCATCGACCTACCGTGTCGGATTTCCCGGAGATGAATCCGGTTATGTCTACTCGCGCTGGTCAAATCCGACCCGAAACGCGCTCGAAGACGCGCTTGCCTCGCTTGAGGGAGGAAGTCACGCCTACGCCTTTGCATCGGGGCTGTCGGCAATGCATGCCGTGCTGTCACTTTTGAAAAGCGGCGACCATGTTGTTTCGGTCAGTGATCTGTACGGGGGGAGCCGAAGACAGTTTGAGCGGGTGATGAGAAATTTCGGGCTCGATTTCTCCTATGTCGATGGACGTGCGTCTCAGAACTTTGCCAAAGCCTGCAATGAGCACACCAAATTATTCTGGCTTGAGTCGCCCACCAATCCGCTCTTGCAACTGATAGACATTTCAGCCGTCGCAGCAATCGGCAAACCACGAGGGATTCTGACGGCAGTCGACAATACCTTTGCCACACCGTTTCTTCAGCGGCCGCTTGAAAGCGGGGCGGACATTGTCCATCACTCAGCCTCGAAATATCTGGCTGGGCACTGCGATGTTATCGCCGGAGCACTTATAGTCAACGACGAAAATTTGGCTGAACGGCTTAGATTTAATCAGTATGCTATCGGCGCGGTCTTGAGCCCGTTTGATTCCTGGCTGGTGTTGCGCGGTCTGAAGACGCTTCATCTTCGTATGGAGCGGCACAGCGAAAACGCCCAGAAAATAGCCGCCTATCTGAAGTCAGTTGATCTTGTTGAAACGGTATTCTATCCCGGACTGGATGGGAAACCCCTCCTGAACAAAATGTCTCTTCCCGGCGGGATGGTTTCATTTGTTCTCAAGGCTGATTTTGAGACGGTAAAAGCTTTTGTCATGGCGACTGAAGTCTTTGTTCTTGCTGAATCGCTGGGCGGTGTCGAGTCTCTTATCAATCACCCGGCATCGATGACCCATGCTTCGATTCCAAAAGAGATCCGCGAGAAGAATGGCATTAGCGACGGCCTTATCCGCCTATCGGTTGGGCTTGAGCACATTGACGACCTGATGACTGATCTCAAGGGCGCATTTGAGAAGGTTCGTCAGTTGGCAGTGAAGAGGTAG
- a CDS encoding aminotransferase class V-fold PLP-dependent enzyme, with protein sequence MMQVSTHKVVMDKFSQARLLFPHTNSISYFNSASYGPFCTPVQKAIEANIAVRLAADRDDSHDTFEAAEQLRGDYATLVGADSRQIGLGLNTSFGLNIAAFGLPLEPGDEILVSDIEFPAIVYTWQAAAQTRGLKVRFVASTDRQFDINKFQECITAKTKVLSLSYVQFFNGYKNDLAALSKICKENNIYFVVDGIQGMGVEPVDVTKIGIDIFTSGCQKWLLAPQGCGFFYLSDQIRKRLGIPFMSWLGVDWEMKFGDLFHYDRPYFDSAQKYELGYYAVLNILGMKASANLFLDLGIENIQKHNHVLIDRLADYVKSSGYYTVTSSLEEKHRSAIFTFTCPKFEELHKMILKAGIILVTREGSIRVSVHLFNDESDIDKLIETLEQFQQKQS encoded by the coding sequence ATGATGCAAGTATCAACCCACAAAGTAGTGATGGACAAATTCAGCCAGGCGAGGCTGCTTTTTCCTCACACGAATTCAATCAGCTACTTTAACTCTGCTTCGTATGGACCATTTTGCACACCCGTGCAAAAAGCTATCGAAGCCAATATTGCCGTCAGACTCGCGGCGGACCGGGATGATTCTCATGATACCTTTGAAGCAGCAGAACAGCTACGAGGCGATTATGCTACACTTGTTGGCGCAGATAGTCGCCAAATTGGCCTTGGGCTGAATACAAGTTTTGGGCTTAATATAGCCGCTTTTGGACTTCCCTTGGAGCCTGGCGATGAAATTCTTGTCTCGGATATCGAATTTCCGGCAATAGTCTATACATGGCAGGCGGCGGCGCAAACGCGCGGTCTGAAGGTCCGCTTTGTGGCTTCGACTGATAGACAGTTTGACATAAACAAATTTCAGGAATGTATCACGGCCAAGACGAAAGTACTGTCGCTGTCATACGTGCAGTTTTTTAATGGCTATAAAAATGATTTGGCGGCTTTATCAAAAATCTGCAAAGAGAATAATATCTATTTTGTGGTGGACGGTATTCAGGGGATGGGAGTCGAGCCGGTCGATGTGACCAAGATCGGAATTGATATTTTCACTTCGGGCTGTCAAAAATGGCTTCTTGCTCCCCAGGGTTGCGGCTTTTTCTACCTTTCTGACCAAATCCGCAAACGGCTCGGCATTCCATTTATGAGCTGGCTGGGAGTCGATTGGGAAATGAAATTTGGGGACTTGTTTCATTACGATAGGCCTTACTTTGATTCGGCCCAGAAATATGAGTTGGGCTATTATGCCGTGCTCAATATCCTTGGCATGAAGGCAAGCGCGAATCTGTTTCTTGATTTGGGAATTGAGAACATTCAGAAACACAATCATGTCCTCATTGACCGGCTGGCCGACTATGTAAAGTCCAGCGGATATTATACTGTCACTTCATCGCTTGAGGAGAAACACCGTTCGGCTATTTTCACTTTCACCTGTCCGAAGTTTGAAGAGCTTCACAAGATGATACTTAAGGCCGGGATCATTCTGGTGACCCGCGAGGGTTCAATCAGGGTCTCGGTTCATCTCTTCAATGATGAATCAGATATCGATAAATTGATAGAAACGCTCGAGCAGTTTCAGCAGAAGCAGAGCTGA
- a CDS encoding PIG-L family deacetylase, producing MSYDLLAIGAHPDDIEVGCGGVLIDLASHGYTCGMVIMTLGEMGTGGSVDIRKQEAKDAASILGADILGHFNWGDTKLEDTSANRLEIARIIRVAKPKIILTPYPQVAHGRRQSHPDHVAAGIITVNAANIASLRKADVPGEPHQVQRVFHYFLPPGVFPTFVVDITVHYDKWIASLSAHKSQFLNPDKGRDYIEQLTAMSRSFGQLARCKYGLGFAAFEPPLIGDMMSLVEQPEMK from the coding sequence ATGTCATACGATCTACTCGCTATTGGAGCGCATCCTGACGATATCGAAGTCGGCTGCGGCGGCGTTCTTATAGATCTGGCCAGCCACGGTTACACATGCGGCATGGTTATCATGACCCTCGGTGAAATGGGAACCGGCGGCTCGGTGGATATCCGGAAGCAGGAAGCAAAGGATGCCGCATCTATTCTGGGCGCAGACATTCTCGGTCATTTCAATTGGGGCGATACCAAGCTTGAAGACACATCTGCGAACCGGCTTGAGATAGCGCGAATTATCCGAGTTGCCAAACCGAAAATAATTCTTACTCCGTATCCGCAGGTTGCGCATGGCAGACGACAATCACATCCGGATCATGTCGCCGCTGGAATTATTACAGTCAATGCCGCCAATATCGCGAGTCTTCGGAAAGCCGATGTCCCGGGAGAACCGCACCAAGTCCAGCGCGTTTTTCATTACTTTCTGCCGCCCGGCGTTTTCCCGACATTTGTGGTGGACATAACCGTGCATTATGACAAGTGGATAGCCTCGCTCTCGGCGCATAAATCGCAGTTTCTCAACCCTGACAAGGGACGGGATTATATCGAACAGTTGACGGCCATGTCCCGTTCATTCGGCCAGCTTGCACGGTGCAAATACGGCCTTGGCTTTGCGGCTTTTGAGCCGCCGCTCATTGGGGATATGATGAGTTTGGTCGAACAGCCGGAGATGAAGTAG